In Mustela nigripes isolate SB6536 chromosome 2, MUSNIG.SB6536, whole genome shotgun sequence, a single window of DNA contains:
- the ABCA7 gene encoding phospholipid-transporting ATPase ABCA7 isoform X10, which produces MAFWTQLMLLLWKNFLYRRRQPVQLLVELLWPLFLFFILVAVRHSHPPLEHHECHFPNKPLPSAGTVPWLQGLICNLNNTCFPQPTPAEQPRVLSNFQDSLVSRLLADARTVLGGPSTHRMLASLGKLMSLLRAAGTTAQHQPSDRRQDLLSLTTELLGTLLGEGSLGSVPDHAQESVSSFVEAAEDLAQELLALPSLVELRALLRRPQGAGGPLEAVSEALCSARGPSIPGGPSLNWYEASHLKELVGQEPAAAQPDHGLSPACAELVGSLESHPLSRLLWRRLKPLVLGKVLFTPNTAFTRQLMAQVNRTFQELALLKDVQEVWGALGPQLFDFLNDSTNLAMMQVRRWRPAGRLAPSLPRHFLPAQDVGGEQGRASRAEAPASWGQRKDAAGGIRRSGPGQGPAGLSGPPRGRLHLAGGPCRRGPRGGHAGPRGGEAALVARALELLAERRFWAGIVFLGPEERRDLAQPRGPGHVRVKIRMDIDAVTRTNKIRDRFWDPGPAADPLTDLRYVWGGFVYLQDLLERAAVRVLSGREPRARLFLQQMPYPCFVDDAFLRVLSRSLPLFLTLAWIYSVALTVKAVVREKEARLRGTMQAMGLGRAVLWLGWFLSCLAPFLLSTALLVLVLKLGDILPYSHPAVVFLFLAAFAVATVVQSFLLTAFFSRANLAAACGGLAYFVLYLPYVLCVAWRDQLPAGGLVAASLLSPVAFGFGCESLALLEEQGEGAQWHNMGTGPAADVFSLAQVSGILLLDAALYGLATWYLEAVYPGQYGIPKPWNFPFRRSYWFGARSPKGSSPPATPKDPKVLMEEVPPGLIPGVSIRGLEKHFPGNPQPALRGLSLDFYQGQITALLGHNGAGKTTTLSILSGLFPPTRGSACILGYDVQSSMEAIRPHLGVCPQYNVLFDMLTVDEHIWFYGRLKGLSAAAVRPEQARLLQDVGLVPKSGAQTRHLSGGMQRKLSVAIAFVGGSRVVILDEPTAGVDPASRRSIWELLLKYREGRTLILSTHHLDEAELLGDRVAVVAGGRLCCCGSPLFLRRHLGSGYYLTLVKAPVSLAASSKGKPDLEESVDAGQKREPVSWGGTAGVSGLLSLVQQLVPGARLVRELPHELVLVLPYGGAVDGSFARLFWEVDQRLEELGLAGYGISDTSLEEIFLKVVQDCAAATDLEDAATGGSHRQHPGPGRTRPDVTTQLKIQPEESISEDGERALSAPETQALRGSAQPRMWGWALTRQQLRALLLKRFLLARRSRRGLFAQVVLPALFVGLALVCSLIVPPFGHYPALRLSPSMYGAQVSFFSDDAPGNPERARLLEMLLEEAGLEAPPGNGSARMRECPAPAVCRFWVPEVPVGVAEVLTSGNWTPESPSPACRCSQPGARRLLPDCPAAAGGPPPPQALAGSGEVVQNLTGRNLSDFLVKTYPRLVRQGLKTKKWVNEVRMASSVDVLVSICVVFAMSFVPASFTLILIEERITRAKHLQFMGGLPPTLYWLGNFLWDMCNYLVSACVVVLIFLAFQQRAYVAPANLPALLLLLLLYGWSITPLMYPASFFFSVPSTAYVVLTCVNLFIGINGSMATFVLELFSDQKLQDVSRILRQVFLIFPHFCLGRGLIDMVRNQAMADAFERLGDGQFQSPLRWEVVGKNLLAMAVQGPLFLLSTLLLQHGGRLLPQPQPGSLHPLGDEDDDVARERERVVQGDTQGDVLVLRDLTKVYHGQRTPAVDRLCLGIPPGECFGLLGVNGAGKTSTFRMVTGDTLPSGGEATLAGHSVAREPASAHRHMGYCPQSDAIFELLTGRQHLELFARLRGVPETQVAQTASLGLERLGLLQSADQPAGTYSGGNKRKLATAVALVGDPAVVFLDEPTTGMDPSSRRFLWNSLLAVVREGRSVVLTSHSLEECEALCTRLAVMVNGRFRCLGSTQHLKNRFGAGHTLTLRVPAARSESALALVGTAFPGAELREAHGSRLRFQLPPGGRCALSRVFGELAARGAEHGVEDFSVSQTTLEEVFLNFSKDQGNEEDHRPEAGGRGGPAPRPQLPGLVAGFLEDPSMAESVL; this is translated from the exons GCCATTTCCCCAACAAGCCGCTGCCCTCGGCCGGCACCGTTCCTTGGCTCCAGGGTCTCATCTGCAACTTGAACAACACTTGCTTCCCGCAGCCCACGCCCGCCGAGCAGCCGCGCGTCCTCAGCAACTTCCAGGACTCCCT ggtCTCCCGGCTCCTGGCAGATGCCCGCACTGTCCTGGGGGGCCCCAGTACCCACAGAATGCTGGCCAGCCTGGGAAAGCTGATGTCGCTGCTGAGAGCTGCGGGCACAACAG CCCAGCATCAGCCAAGCGACCGACGGCAGGACCTCCTGTCCCTGACCACTGAGCTACTGGGGACACTGCTTGGAGAG GGGTCCCTGGGGTCTGTGCCTGACCACGCCCAGGAGTCCGTGAGCAGCTTTGTGGAGGCAGCAGAGGACCTGGCCCAGGAG CTCCTGGCACTGCCCAGCCTGGTGGAGCTACGGGCACTGCTGCGGAGACCTCAAGGAGCAGGTGGACCCCTGGAGGCTGTGTCCGAGGCCCTCTGCAGTGCCCGGGGGCCTAGTATCCCCGGGGGGCCCTCCCTCAACTGGTACGAGGCCAGCCACCTGAAGGAGTTGGTGGGGCAGGAGCCAGCAGCAGCCCAGCCCGACCACGGCCTGA gccctgctTGTGCTGAGCTTGTGGGGTCCCTGGAATCTCACCCACTGTCCCGCCTGCTCTGGAGGCGTCTGAAGCCGCTGGTCCTGGGCAAAGTGCTGTTTACACCCAACACTGCCTTCACCAGGCAGCTCATGGCCCAG gtgaACCGGACCTTCCAGGAGCTGGCTCTGCTGAAGGACGTCCAGGAGGTGTGGGGTGCGCTGGGACCCCAGCTCTTTGACTTCCTGAATGACAGCACGAACCTGGCGATGATGCAGGTCCGCAGATGGAGGCCAGCTGGCAGACTCGCCCCCAGCCTCCCCCGGCACTTCCTCCCTGCCCAAGATGTGGGcggagagcagggcagggcctCCAGGGCAG agGCTCCTGCgagctggggacagaggaaggacgCGGCCGGGGGGATCCGGAGGTCAGGCCCAGGCCAAGGCCCTGCTGGCCTTTCTGGACCCCCACGGGGAAGGCTACACCTGGCGGGAGGCCCATGCCGACGTGGGCCACGTGGTGGGCATGCTGGGCCGCGTGGTGGAG AGGCCGCCCTGGTGGCACGGGCGCTGGAGCTGCTGGCAGAGCGCCGCTTCTGGGCCGGCATCGTCTTCCTGGGGCCTGAGGAACGTCGGGACCTTGCACAGCCCCGGGGTCCTGGCCACGTGCGGGTCAAGATCCGCATGGACATCGATGCTGTCACAAGAACCAACAAGATCAGGGACAG GTTCTGGGACCCCGGCCCGGCCGCCGACCCCTTGACGGACCTGCGCTACGTGTGGGGTGGCTTCGTGTACCTGCAGGACCTGCTGGAGCGCGCGGCGGTGCGTGTGCTCAGCGGCCGCGAGCCCCGGGCCCGCCTCTTCCTGCAGCAGATGCCGTACCCCTGCTTCGTGGATGACGC GTTCCTGCGCGTCCTGAGCCGGTCGCTGCCGCTCTTCCTGACGCTGGCCTGGATCTACTCGGTGGCGCTGACGGTGAAGGCGGTGGTGCGCGAGAAGGAAGCCAGGCTGCGCGGCACCATGCAGGCCATGGGGCTGGGCCGCGCCGTGCTCTGGCTCGGCTGGTTCCTCAGCTGCCTGGCGCCCTTCCTGCTCAGCACCGCGCTGCTCGTGCTGGTGCTCAAG CTCGGGGACATCCTCCCCTACAGCCACCCGGCCGTGGTCTTCCTGTTCCTGGCGGCTTTCGCCGTGGCCACCGTGGTCCAGAGCTTCCTTCTGACCGCCTTCTTCTCCCGCGCCAACCTGGCGGCGGCCTGCGGAGGCCTCGCCTACTTCGTGCTCTACCTGCCCTATGTGCTGTGCGTGGCCTGGCGGGACCAGCTGCCTGCGGGTGGTCTGGTGGCTGCG AGCCTTCTGTCTCCTGTGGCCTTTGGGTTCGGCTGCGAGAGCCTGGCGCTGCTGGAGGAGCAGGGCGAGGGCGCGCAGTGGCACAACATGGGCACTGGGCCTGCGGCCGACGTCTTCAGCTTGGCGCAGGTTTCTGGCATTCTGCTGCTGGATGCCGCGCTCTATGGCCTCGCCACCTGGTACCTCGAGGCCGTCTACCCAG GCCAGTACGGGATCCCCAAACCATGGAACTTTCCCTTTCGGAGGAGCTATTGGTTTGGAGCTCGTTCTCCCAAGGGTTCCTCCCCACCTGCCACCCCGAAGGACCCAAAAG TGCTGATGGAAGAGGTACCCCCGGGCCTGATCCCAGGAGTCTCCATACGGGGCCTGGAGAAGCACTTTCCCGGCAACCCGCAGCCGGCCCTGCGGGGGCTCAGCCTGGACTTCTACCAGGGCCAGATCACTGCCTTGCTGGGCCACAATGGAGCCGGCAAGACGACCACACT GTCCATCCTGAGTGGCCTCTTTCCCCCAACCCGGGGCTCCGCCTGCATCCTGGGCTATGATGTCCAGTCCAGCATGGAAGCCATCCGGCCCCACCTGGGCGTCTGCCCGCAGTACAACGTGCTGTTTGACAT GCTGACCGTGGATGAGCACATCTGGTTCTACGGGCGGCTGAAGGGTCTGAGTGCGGCTGCTGTGCGCCCCGAGCAGGCCCGTCTCctgcaggatgtggggctcgtCCCCAAGTCTGGGGCCCAGACACGCCACCTCTCTG GCGGGATGCAGAGGAAGCTCTCAGTGGCCATCGCCTTTGTGGGTGGCTCCCGGGTCGTGATCCTAGATGAGCCCACAGCTGGTGTGGACCCTGCTTCCCGGCGCAGCATTTGGGAGCTGCTGCTCAAATACCGGGAAG GTCGCACACTGATCCTTTCCACCCACCACCTGGATGAGGCAGAGCTGCTAGGAGACCGTGTGGCTGTGGTGGCGGGAGGCCGCTTGTGCTGCTGCGGTTCCCCGCTCTTCCTGCGCCGTCACCTCGGCTCCGGCTACTATCTGACGTTGGTGAAGGCTCCCGTGTCCCTGGCCGCCAGCAGCAAG GGGAAGCCGGACCTGGAGGAGAGCGTAGATGCCGGGCAGAAGAGGGAGCCGGTCAGCTGGGGTGGCACAGCTG GTGTGTCCGGGCTGCTGTCCCTTGTGCAGCAGCTGGTGCCCGGGGCGCGGCTGGTGAGGGAGCTGCCCCATGAGCTGGTGCTAGTGCTGCCCTACGGGGGTGCTGTGGATGGCAGCTTTGCCAGGCTTTTCTGGGAAGTGGACCAGCGGctggaggagctggggctggCCGGCTACGGGATCTCGGACACCAGCCTGGAAGAG ATCTTCCTGAAGGTGGTACAAGATTGTGCTGCGGCCACAGACCTGGAGGATGCGGCCACAG GGGGTAGCCACAGGCAGCACCCAGGCCCAGGCCGCACTCGCCCAGATGTGACCACACAGCTCAAGATCCAACCTGAGGAGTCCATCTCGGAAGACGGGGAGCGTG cTCTGTCTGCCCCAGAGACACAGGCCCTGCGGGGCTCTGCACAgccccggatgtggggctgggcACTGACCCGCCAACAGCTCCGGGCCCTGCTTCTCAAGCGCTTTCTGCTTGCCCGCCGCAGCCGCCGTGGCCTGTTTGCACAG GTCGTGCTGCCTGCCCTCTTTGTGGGGCTGGCGCTGGTGTGCAGTCTCATCGTGCCTCCTTTCGGACACTACCCGGCTCTGCGACTCAGTCCCAGCATGTACGGTGCCCAGGTGTCCTTCTTCAG TGACGACGCTCCTGGGAACCCGGAGCGCGCCCGCCTGCTGGAGATGCtgctggaggaggcagggctggaggccCCCCCGGGGAACGGCTCTGCCAG gatgCGCGAGTGCCCAGCGCCCGCTGTCTGCCGGTTTTGGGTGCCTGAAGTGCCCGTGGGTGTTGCTGAGGTCCTGACCAGCGGAAACTGGACCCCGGAGTCCCCGTCCCCAGCCTGCCGGTGCAGCCAGCCCGGTGCCCGGCGCCTGCTGCCCGACTGCCCTGCTGCGGCGGGTggtccccccccgccccaggcgcTGGCCGGCTCTGGGGAGGTGGTGCAGAACCTGACAGGCCGGAACCTGTCCGACTTCCTGGTGAAGACCTACCCGCGCCTGGTCAGGCAGGG CCTGAAGACCAAGAAGTGGGTGAACGAGGTCAG GATGGCCTCATCGGTGGACGTGCTTGTCTCCATCTGTGTGGTGTTTGCCATGTCTTTCGTCCCAGCCAGCTTCACCCTCATTCTCATAGAGGAGCGCATCACCCGGGCCAAACACCTGCAGTTTATGGGGGGCCTGCCTCCCACTCTTTACTGGCTCGGCAACTTCCTCTGGGACATG TGTAACTACTTGGTGTCAGCGTGCGTCGTCGTGCTCATCTTCCTGGCCTTCCAGCAGAGGGCGTACGTGGCCCCTGCCAACCTGCCGGCCCTCCTGCTGCTGTTACTGCTCTACGG CTGGTCGATCACGCCGCTCATGTACCctgcctccttcttcttctccgtGCCCAGCACGGCCTACGTGGTGCTCACCTGTGTCAACCTCTTCATCGGCATCAATGGCAGCATGGCCACCTTCGTGCTCGAGCTCTTCTCTGATCAG AAGCTGCAGGACGTCAGCCGGATCCTGAGACAGGTCTTCCTGATCTTCCCCCACTTCTGCCTGGGCCGGGGGCTCATCGACATGGTGCGGAACCAGGCCATGGCTGATGCCTTTGAGCGCTTGG GAGATGGGCAGTTCCAGTCACCCTTGCGCTGGGAGGTGGTCGGCAAGAATCTCTTGGCCATGGCGGTGCAGGGGCCGCTCTTCCTCCTGTCCACGCTCCTGCTGCAGCATGGCGGACGCCTCTTGCCACA ACCCCAGCCCGGGTCGCTGCACCCCCTGGGGGACGAGGATGACGACGTGGCCCGAGAGCGGGAACGGGTGGTCCAAGGCGACACCCAGGGGGACGTGTTGGTGCTGAGAGACCTGACCAAG GTGTACCATGGGCAGAGGACACCAGCGGTCGACCGCCTGTGCCTGGGGATCCCCCCTGGTGAG TGTTTCGGTCTGCTGGGAGTGAATGGAGCTGGGAAAACCTCCACATTCCGCATGGTGACTGGGGACACGCTACCCAGCGGTGGGGAGGCCACACTGGCAGGCCACAG TGTGGCCCGGGAGCCGGCGTCTGCGCACCGCCACATGGGTTACTGCCCTCAGTCGGATGCCATCTTCGAGCTGCTGACGGGCCGCCAGCACCTGGAGCTGTTCGCGCGCCTACGCGGTGTTCCCGAGACGCAGGTTGCCCAg ACGGCGAGCCTGGGCCTGGAGCGCCTGGGGCTCCTGCAGTCTGCGGACCAACCTGCGGGCACCTACAGTGGAGGGAACAAGAGGAAGCTGGCCACAGCGGTGGCACTGGTGGGGGACCCCGCTGTGGTCTTTTTG GACGAGCCGACCACCGGCATGGACCCCAGCTCTCGGCGCTTTCTCTGGAACAGCCTCCTGGCCGTCGTGCGGGAGGGCCGCTCCGTGGTGCTTACGTCACACAG CCTGGAGGAGTGCGAGGCCCTGTGCACGCGCCTGGCCGTCATGGTGAACGGGCGGTTCCGCTGTCTGGGCAGCACGCAGCACCTCAAGAACAG gttCGGAGCCGGCCACACGCTGACCCTGCGGGTGCCCGCCGCCCGGTCCGAGTCGGCGCTGGCCCTCGTGGGGACCGCGTTCCCGGGGGCCGAGCTGCGCGAGGCGCACGGCAGCCGCCTGCGCTTCCAGCTGCCGCCGGGAGGGCGCTGCGCCCTGTCCCGCGTCTTCGGGGAGCTGGCGGCGCGCGGGGCGGAGCACGGCGTGGAGGACTTCTCCGTGAGCCAGACCACCTTAGAGGAG GTATTCTTGAACTTCTCCAAGGACCAGGGGAATGAGGAGGACCACAGGCCAGAGGCCGGAGGCCGGGGAGGCCCTGCGCCACGCCCACAGCTTCCCGGACTCGTCGCTGGATTCCTGGAGGACCCCAGCATGGCCGAGTCGGTCCTCTGA